One window of Nicotiana tomentosiformis chromosome 11, ASM39032v3, whole genome shotgun sequence genomic DNA carries:
- the LOC104110398 gene encoding protein JINGUBANG-like, which translates to MFVETSHLPPQLGNIVHSDPNISTTNINHDDADNNYNARHSSFSAYEANRLSGEGSPMMMSPWNQGSPFTKSPWSKFDDQDGNSQNIPQNGLIGSLVREEGHIYSLATKNDLLYTGSDSKNIRVWKNLKEFAAFKSNSGLVKAIIISGEKIFTGHQDGKVRVWKIQAKNPGSYKRAGTLPTFFDIFKASIKPSNYVEVKRNRTGLWIKHVDAISCLSMDQSHGLLYSASWDRTFKVWNVDNSKCIESVKAHDDAVNSVVTSAEGIVYTGSADGTVKVWQRENSGKNTKHVFVQTLLNQECAVTALAVNRSGSIVYCGSSNGVVNFWEREKQLSHGGVLKGHKLAILCLAAAGNLVLSGSADKTICVWRREKSVHTLLSVLTGHNGPVKCLAVEEDKESTGSDQKWVVYSGSLDKSVKVWSVSEKAPMMMQNNMHGDTVTWDSIPSVKN; encoded by the exons ATGTTTGTTGAAACAAGCCATTTGCCTCCTCAATTAGGAAACATTGTTCATTCTGATCCTAACATATCTACCACAAACATTAATCACGACGACGCGGATAACAATTACAATGCAAGGCACAGTAGTTTCTCTGCCTATGAAGCCAATCGTCTTAGTGGTGAAGGTTCTCCTATGATGATGTCCCCATGGAATCAAGGCTCTCCTTTTACTAAATCCCCTTGGTCCAAATTTGATGATCAAGATGGAAATTCCCAAAATATCCCTCAAAATGGTCTTATTGGTTCACTCGTACGTGAAGAAGGTCACATCTATTCTTTGGCTACAAAAAATGATCTTCTCTACACCGGATCAGATAGCAAGAACATACGTGTTTGGAAGAACTTGAAGGAATTTGCAGCATTCAAATCCAATAGTGGCCTTGTTAAAGCTATAATTATTTCAGGTGAGAAAATTTTCACAGGTCATCAAGATGGAAAAGTTCGTGTTTGGAAGATCCAAGCAAAGAATCCTGGTAGTTATAAACGTGCTGGGACTTTGCCAACCTTCTTTGACATTTTCAAGGCATCCATTAAGCCTAGCAATTATGTGGAAGTTAAGCGTAATAGGACTGGTTTATGGATCAAGCATGTTGATGCCATTTCATGCTTGAGCATGGATCAAAGCCATGGCCTACTCTATTCTGCTTCCTGGGACAGGACATTTAAG GTATGGAACGTTGATAACTCAAAATGCATAGAATCAGTCAAAGCCCATGATGATGCTGTGAACTCTGTGGTGACTAGCGCGGAAGGCATAGTGTATACAGGATCAGCTGATGGAACAGTCAAGGTTTGGCAGAGGGAAAACTCTGGAAAGAACACAAAACATGTTTTTGTTCAGACACTTCTGAATCAGGAATGTGCAGTGACAGCTTTGGCTGTTAACAGATCTGGTTCAATAGTTTACTGTGGTTCATCTAATGGCGTTGTCAATTTTTGGGAACGCGAGAAACAGTTGTCGCATGGTGGAGTCCTCAAGGGCCACAAATTGGCAATTTTATGCCTTGCAGCTGCTGGAAATTTGGTGCTCAGTGGATCAGCAGATAAAACTATATGTGTTTGGAGAAGGGAAAAGTCCGTTCACACATTGCTTTCAGTTTTAACAGGTCACAATGGACCAGTGAAATGCCTTGCAGTGGAGGAGGACAAAGAGTCCACTGGAAGTGATCAGAAATGGGTGGTTTATAGTGGAAGTCTTGATAAATCAGTAAAAGTTTGGAGTGTTTCAGAGAAGGCACCAATGATGATGCAGAATAATATGCATGGTGATACGGTCACTTGGGATTCAATCCCATCTGTcaaaaattga